The sequence below is a genomic window from Ornithobacterium rhinotracheale.
GGCCTTATCGTTTTGGCTGATGATGCAGGGGTTGTTGGTGTAGGAGGAGGGTTTGAGCCAAACTTTGGGATTATCGTGCACGAAGTCGTATAAATCCTTGGCGCCAAATAAAAAGGTAGAGACGATTTTCTCGGAATCAATTCGTTTGTTTTTCCCATTGATGACGCCTGATTTAATTAATGGTAAAACGCCATCAGAGAAAATCTCGGTATGGAGACCTAAGTTTTTGTGATTTTTCAAATTCCCCAATACGGCGTTGGGTAGCGCCCCGATGCCCACTTGGAGGTTGGAGCCGTCTTCAATTAGCTCGGCTATATGCTCGCCAATGATGGTATCCGTGCCAGAGGGCGGCGGTGTTAGGACTTCGGCGATGGGGGCGGCGTGTTCCACGGCATAATCGATTTCGCTCAGGTGTAGGTAGCCATCGCCAAAGGCGCGCGGCACATAGGGGTTTACTTGTGCAATGACTATTTTGGCCGATTTCATTGCGGCAAGGGAGGTGTCTAAGCTCACGCCGATGGAGCAATACCCGTGAGCATCGGGCGGCGAAACTTGGATTAATGCGACATCTAAATCAATGTATCTCTCCTCAAAAAGGCGTGGCATTTGGCTTAAAAAAGTGGGCGTATAGCTCCCCTGTGGCGAGTTCACAGCGCGGCGCACATTGCTCCCCACAAATAGGCTGTGTACATTGAAACTATCTTTTAGCTCAGGCCGTGCATAGCTACCATCATCAGTAGTGATGATTTGAAAAATCTTTACTCCTTTAAGTTCACTAGCGCGAGCCACCATAGCATCAATCAGAATACTGGGCGACATAGGTGTGGTGTGGATAAAGACAGCGTTTTCGCTATTTATGGCTTTCACAGCCTCGTGGGCTGAGCAAAATTTAGTTTTTTTCATACATTATATATACTTAGAAAATCATCAATTGCCTAAAAGTACGAATATTTTTTTAATTGCAAAAATGTGAATTGTTTTTAATACGCTTTGATACAGCGCTCGTGCCGAAAGAGATGCGGGGGGTGCTTAAAATTTTTAGCTGAAATAAATCATTTTTTATTGATATGATTGGTAATATTCAAGTATAATTTAATAAATTTGTGGGGCTAAAGAAAAATATCATGACAGAAAAAACTTTTAGAGAGGTAATTGCCGAGGCAATGAGCGAGGAAATGCGTCGCGATGAATCTATATATTTAATGGGAGAAGAAGTAGCAGAGTACAACGGAGCGTATAAGGCTTCCAAGGGAATGCTCGCTGAATTCGGCCCTAAACGAGTGATTGATACCCCCATTGCGGAGTCTGGTTTTGCTGGAATCGGTGTGGGTTCAGCGATGAATGGTAACCGCCCAATCATTGAGTTTATGACCTTTAACTTCTCACTAGTGGCCATCGACCAAATTATAAATAACGCCGCTAAAATGCGCCAAATGAGTGGTGGCCAGTGGAATATTCCTATCGTGTTCCGTGGGCCTACGGCCTCTGCGGGGCAATTAGCCGCTACGCACTCACAAGCTTTTGAAAGCTGGTATGCCAACTGTCCTGGTTTAAAAGTAGTAGTGCCATCAAACCCATATGATGCCAAAGGATTATTAAAATCAGCTATTCGTGATAATGACCCCGTAATCTTCATGGAATCAGAGCAAATGTATGGCGATAAAATGGAAATTCCAGATGGAGAGTACTTAATTCCGCTTGGAGTAGCCGATGTTAAAAGAGAGGGTACTGATTGCACAGTGGTCTCTTTTGGTAAAGTAATTAAAGAGGCAGTGAAAGCCGCCGATGAATTAGCCAAAGAAGGTATTAATATTGAAATCATCGATTTAAGAACCGTTCGCCCATTGGATTATGATACCGTGATTAAATCCGTTAAGAAAACTAATCGTTTGGTAGTATTAGAAGAGGCTTGGCCATTTGGTTCCGTAGCTTCCGAAGTAGCCTATATGGTTCAGCAAAAAGCATTTGACTACCTAGATGCACCAGTTAAGAGAATTACTACACCAGATGTGCCTTCACCATTCTCCTCAGTATTATACGAGGCTTGGTTCCCGAAAGCCAAGGAAGTGGTAGAAGCAGTGAAATCTGTATTATACAAGAAATAAATTTCTCATAATAAATTGATTTACAAGCACCTCTGCGATGAGGAGAGGTGCTGTTTATTGGCCCCATAGTTCAACTGGATAGAATATCAGATTTCGGCTCTGAGGGTTGAGGGTTCGAATCCTTCTGGGGTCACATTCAAGTCTATAAATCAAAGACTTGTAGAAATTAGGGACTAAAATAGGGACTGACCTTATTATTAGCCCCTTTTTTATTGAATTACATATCCGAGACAATCTCAATCTTCCAAGTTACCACCCTCTACCCTTAGGGTGGTTAAAAACTTTCCATCCTCAGAAGTTCAAATATCTGATATTCAGGGTTTTATTTTGTTCAATATATTGTAAATCGTCAGCAAAAAGTTTACCAGTTTAGGTTAAAAATAGTATAGTTAAAAAAAATAAAAAACTAACTTTACAAAAACCACTTAGAACATGGTAAAAAAACAAACAAAAAGCGAAAAGCTTATCAAGGAAGTTCGCCGTAATACACGCCAAGTGTACAATGCAGAACAAAAGATTTTAATCGTGATGGAAGGCTTACGTGCAGAGCTCAGTGTAGCAGAGCTGTGTAGAAAATATGGCATCAGCGAAGCTACTTATTACAAATGGAGCAAAGAGTTCATTGAAGCAGGAAAGAAACGTCTTTCGGGTAACGAAACAAGAGAAGCTACCAGTGAGGAAGTCAAAGATTTACGCAGAGAAAATACCGTATTGAAGGAGTCTTTGGCCGATTTGGTTATTCGTTATGACATTGTAAAAAAAAGCTTAAATCTGTTGGATTAACCCTCAATTTAAAAAATATATGAGACTAACGGCAGAAGTATAAATACGAGATAGAGTGCATACATCTCAAGAGACATTGCACCCGCAAACACAAGGGAAAATCGAGCGGTATCATCGTTCCATGAAAAATGTAGTCAAATTACACCATTATTATGCTCCCGAGCAACTCGAAAGGGCTATTGATAAATTTGTGCAATATTACAACTCGCAAAGATATCACGAAGCTTTAAATAATTTAACCCCTGAAGATGTATACCTAGGTAGACAAGACCAAATCTTAAAACTAAGAAAACAAGTGAAAATAAATACTTTAAATCAAAGAAAATTAAATTATTGTTTTGGACTTATTTAATTGTTTACTATATTAGCCTCAGTAAACTTTAGTTTGACGACGTACAATTCAAGACAATCAAAAAAATAATGTGAGGGAGCAAAGCCAAAGAAGAAGTTTATAATAAAGCAAAAGGGCTATTGTTCACAATAGCCCTTTAAAAATTATCCTAAAATAATACTTGAGTCAATATGAAGTTTATGATGAATATTTCTCGCCACCTGAAGAGTAGGTTCTCTTTTTCCAGAGAGATACTCACTCACACGAGAGGAGGAAACGCCAATGATTTCAGCCAGTTTAGCTTGCGTAAGATTCATTTCGTACATACGAAGTTTCATCACATCGGTAAGGGAGGGCGTATCAATCGGGTAGTGTTCCAATTCGTAGGCTTCTACAATATCAGACATCAAGCAAAGCTCAATCATTTCAGGAGAATCGATTGGCGTGTTGTCATCAACAAGTTTGAGAAGTTCTTCAACCTTGTTTTGAGCAAATTCATACATTTTTTCGGTAATTTCTCTTTTCATAATTTAAATATTTTTTATGTCCGTAATTTTATCATATTCAGCATGAGTTCCCACAAATCTAACATAAACTCGTTGGATAGAAAACAGAATCAAAACAATCAATCGGTAATGATTCCCTTTAATATTGAAAACATACCGCTGATTTCCTACATAGTCTACACTATTGAAATCGTTTTTAATATCATTCAAGCTATTCCATTCAGCCGAAGAAGTAACCTTATACCAATTTTCCAACGCTGTTTTAGCCGAGGAGTTTTCCTCATAGTATTCTCGTAGGGTTCTAAATGATATGATTCTCATCCTTAATATTTAACACAAAAGTACAACAAAAATCCACAATATGCAATTATATTCCATAAAAAGCAAAATAAAATTAGCCTTGTTTTTATTTTCTGCAATCGCCCTACTCTCAAGTTGTAGCGAAAAAGTTAAGGCTAAGAAAGGGAGCATAGATATTATATCGAATATCTATTTTGACGCCTCTAAAAATCTTGAAAATGTGCAGAGCATTCAGGTTTCAAAACTTAATTTCAAAGGGGACACAATTCTAGAAATTGCTCCAGCAATTGGAACTTTAGAACTAACAGAACAAGTGAATGTAATTATAGACACAACCTTTTATAATTTTTCAAATGAAAATAGCAAAAAAATTATTTTTTCAAACGATTTAAAAAATGGAAAATCCGTCTACAAAAAAACGGCAGGTGCATTATATACTAAAGAAAACATTATAAACTATGTACACAGAAGAGATTTAAACGACACCACTTTATTTAAGAAGAAATACAAGAGATTTGAAATTGAAACTCCTCTAACCTATTCCGTTTTCTATATTTACAAAACCGACACCATATTACCCTATTCAATTTACCCTCAAGTCGATAAAGATTATTCGGGAAGAATCGAAAGGATTGATAGCTACAATAAAAAGAAAGACATATACCCGTTGTGCATTTAACCTGAGTTCGATTAATAAAACATAGCTAATTGATTAGTTTTCAGAGTTTCATATTTTAATGATGGTTTTTTAGGAAGAAAGTGATAGGCAATAATCCCTGCCACTAAGTTGGTCATAAAATTTCCTATTGAACGATGTCTGGAGTGCTCAATTTGGCAAATGTTTTTTAGCTCGTCATTCACCGTCTCTATGATGGAGCGTTTTCTAAGCAAAATTTTGTCAGACATAGTCATAAGA
It includes:
- a CDS encoding acetyl-CoA hydrolase/transferase family protein; its protein translation is MKKTKFCSAHEAVKAINSENAVFIHTTPMSPSILIDAMVARASELKGVKIFQIITTDDGSYARPELKDSFNVHSLFVGSNVRRAVNSPQGSYTPTFLSQMPRLFEERYIDLDVALIQVSPPDAHGYCSIGVSLDTSLAAMKSAKIVIAQVNPYVPRAFGDGYLHLSEIDYAVEHAAPIAEVLTPPPSGTDTIIGEHIAELIEDGSNLQVGIGALPNAVLGNLKNHKNLGLHTEIFSDGVLPLIKSGVINGKNKRIDSEKIVSTFLFGAKDLYDFVHDNPKVWLKPSSYTNNPCIISQNDKAVAINSALEIDLTGQICADTLGAYQFSGVGGQLDFTLGASMSKGGKPIFGISSKTHKGISKIVPSLKQNAGVTTTRAHVHWVVTEYGAVNLFGKSNKERAKLLISIAHPDFREELDRQAFDLFRFE
- a CDS encoding pyruvate dehydrogenase complex E1 component subunit beta gives rise to the protein MTEKTFREVIAEAMSEEMRRDESIYLMGEEVAEYNGAYKASKGMLAEFGPKRVIDTPIAESGFAGIGVGSAMNGNRPIIEFMTFNFSLVAIDQIINNAAKMRQMSGGQWNIPIVFRGPTASAGQLAATHSQAFESWYANCPGLKVVVPSNPYDAKGLLKSAIRDNDPVIFMESEQMYGDKMEIPDGEYLIPLGVADVKREGTDCTVVSFGKVIKEAVKAADELAKEGINIEIIDLRTVRPLDYDTVIKSVKKTNRLVVLEEAWPFGSVASEVAYMVQQKAFDYLDAPVKRITTPDVPSPFSSVLYEAWFPKAKEVVEAVKSVLYKK
- a CDS encoding transposase, whose translation is MVKKQTKSEKLIKEVRRNTRQVYNAEQKILIVMEGLRAELSVAELCRKYGISEATYYKWSKEFIEAGKKRLSGNETREATSEEVKDLRRENTVLKESLADLVIRYDIVKKSLNLLD
- a CDS encoding integrase core domain-containing protein, which gives rise to MHTSQETLHPQTQGKIERYHRSMKNVVKLHHYYAPEQLERAIDKFVQYYNSQRYHEALNNLTPEDVYLGRQDQILKLRKQVKINTLNQRKLNYCFGLI
- a CDS encoding type II toxin-antitoxin system HigA family antitoxin; amino-acid sequence: MKREITEKMYEFAQNKVEELLKLVDDNTPIDSPEMIELCLMSDIVEAYELEHYPIDTPSLTDVMKLRMYEMNLTQAKLAEIIGVSSSRVSEYLSGKREPTLQVARNIHHKLHIDSSIILG
- a CDS encoding type II toxin-antitoxin system HigB family toxin is translated as MRIISFRTLREYYEENSSAKTALENWYKVTSSAEWNSLNDIKNDFNSVDYVGNQRYVFNIKGNHYRLIVLILFSIQRVYVRFVGTHAEYDKITDIKNI